A genome region from Gossypium hirsutum isolate 1008001.06 chromosome A04, Gossypium_hirsutum_v2.1, whole genome shotgun sequence includes the following:
- the LOC107948125 gene encoding putative disease resistance RPP13-like protein 1, translated as MSVIGEAALSVFLELLSGKLVDFVLNFVAYHRQVHQHLEQWQAILPEINAVLNRAEEKQIKDKDEGVKNWLDDLQDLAYDVDDILDEFAYQQLRLKLQNPQAQASTSKVQKLIPTCCTGANFSPTSFKFNNKMISKIKEITGRLNSLNTRRSSLGLSEIMSQGATSKGKKPRLQPTSLMDGAVEYVGRANEKQEMLELLKINNSDGVCVISIVGMGGMGKTTLAQLVYNDASIKESFDHKAWVCVSDEFYAVNITKTILLSITSEPCAYNDLNLLQVKLKEKLSGKRFLLVLDDIWNESSTDWTILRAPFGAGTKIIVTTRLEKVSSNVDSVKAFYLDKLWHPDCLFIFAQHALKARNFDGHLQFKEVGENIVKKCNGLPLAAKAIGSLLRSVKDHSEWEKIYESEIWNLPEDPCGIIPALRLSYHYLPPHLKRFFAYCSIFPKDYEFEEEEIILLWRAEGFLQPKAKSQAKGLGNQHFQDLVSRSFFQISSKDKSRFVMHDLMNDLAQLVAREICCRLEGEKQQKFSHRSRHSAYVSDDWCHNVKKFEAFYQMTSLRTFLPLRLMDPSYPEIYLSNVVLDDLLPRLSYLRVLSLHGCEIYDLPDLFEDLKHLRYLNFSSTKINSLPDSLCSLYHLETLILRNCSKLKNLPSKIGNLVSLHFLDIRGADSIERMPSGFDQLTKLQTLSNFVIGKGDGHLIRELKNLSNLRGNFCLSGLENVNGRDAREVKLNEKPRIEGLELHWSTYLENYTRKKEVEERVLDFLCPQKKLEQLIVENYGGAKFSSWVADSSFKNLSSLKLYNCKNCKSLPSVGRLPLLKDLSIIGFHEVQKIGVEFFGENELKPFASLEILSFESLPNWKEWDTCGGDEKVLKFSSLREISIVDCPQLLGTLPTHVSSLQKLEILTCTSLVVSISSFPSLCGLRIKGCAEVVDDCSSPAKEVSSLQTLSLSNISKFNIPADRIKLRFGNLGYFEIKGWEELESLSQHGLSLIGHRSIAVWCCPQLHSLDTKEAELQPDKVSRVESLWIYSCERLNRMPKVLHELTFLTVMNISGCPGLVSFAENILPPNLKKLEITNCKNLEYLVDEKEDNKSMNSTLCLLQDLEIQMCPCLKSLSSKGHKNICNQLQLLRIRDCLKLSCLFSYTKLPTPLKSLNIDRCPELECIAQEFDETACLESMLIECSGIKSLPRGLDKLIHLQEIRLRECSNLVSIEERGLLTVTTNLRAFSVDGCGNFGALPKCMVSNTSLRKLVCSTVQLTYHFHRRVSLPISHHLTSQMHPKFIGR; from the coding sequence ATGTCTGTCATTGGAGAGGCTGCCCTTTCTGTGTTTTTGGAGCTGTTGTCTGGCAAGTTGGTTGACTTTGTACTCAACTTTGTGGCCTATCACAGGCAAGTCCACCAGCACCTCGAGCAGTGGCAAGCCATATTACCCGAGATCAATGCAGTGTTGAACCGTGCAGAGGAGAAGCAGATCAAGGACAAGGACGAGGGTGTGAAGAATTGGTTGGACGATCTCCAAGACTTAGCTTACGATGTGGATGACATCTTGGATGAGTTCGCTTACCAACAGTTGCGTCTCAAGCTCCAAAATCCTCAAGCTCAAGCCAGCACTAGTAAGGTACAGAAACTCATTCCTACCTGCTGTACTGGTGCTAATTTCTCTCCAACCTCTTTTAAGTTCAATAATAAGATGATTTCAAAGATAAAAGAAATCACCGGTAGACTGAATAGTTTGAACACTCGAAGAAGTAGTTTGGGGTTGAGTGAGATCATGTCTCAAGGCGCAACTTCCAAGGGAAAGAAACCCAGGCTGCAACCAACTTCCTTGATGGATGGAGCTGTAGAGTATGTTGGTAGAGCCAATGAGAAGCAAGAAATGCTTGAGTTGCTCAAAATTAACAACTCAGATGGAGTTTGCGTCATTTCCATTGTTGGCATGGGAGGGATGGGGAAAACAACTCTTGCTCAGCTTGTTTACAATGATGCCAGCATTAAGGAGTCTTTTGATCACAAGGCCTGGGTATGTGTTTCTGATGAATTTTATGCAGTTAATATAACTAAGACAATTTTACTGTCCATCACTTCTGAGCCATGCGCTTACAATGACCTGAATTTACTTCAAGTCAAGTTGAAGGAGAAGTTGTCAGGAAAAAGGTTCTTGCTGGTTTTAGATGACATTTGGAACGAGAGTTCCACTGATTGGACGATCTTACGGGCTCCTTTTGGAGCAGGAACCAAGATTATTGTAACAACTCGACTTGAAAAGGTTTCATCTAATGTGGATTCGGTGAAAGCTTTTTACTTGGATAAACTCTGGCATCCTGATTGTTTATTCATATTTGCTCAGCATGCATTGAAAGCAAGAAACTTTGATGGGCATCTCCAATTTAAAGAAGTTGGAGAGAACATAGTGAAAAAGTGCAACGGCTTACCTTTGGCAGCAAAAGCTATTGGAAGCTTATTACGCTCAGTTAAGGATCATAGTGAATGGGAAAAAATATATGAGAGCGAGATATGGAACCTACCAGAAGATCCATGTGGCATAATTCCTGCTTTGCGATTAAGCTATCATTATCTTCCTCCGCATCTGAAACGATTCTTTGCATACTGCTCCATATTTCCTAAAGATTATGAATTCGAAGAAGAAGAGATAATCTTGTTATGGAGAGCAGAAGGTTTCCTGCAACCAAAAGCTAAAAGTCAAGCCAAAGGTCTTGGAAACCAACATTTTCAAGACCTAGTGTCAAGGTCATTTTTCCAAATATCTAGTAAAGATAAATCCCGTTTCGTGATGCATGATCTTATGAATGATTTAGCTCAATTAGTTGCACGAGAAATATGTTGCAGACTGGAGGGTGAAAAGCAACAAAAGTTTTCGCATCGTTCTCGTCACTCGGCTTATGTTAGCGATGATTGGTGTCACAATGTAAAGAAGTTTGAAGCATTTTATCAAATGACTTCTTTACGTACTTTCTTACCCTTACGCTTAATGGATCCAAGCTATCCTGAAATCTATTTATCTAATGTTGTCTTGGATGATTTGTTGCCAAGACTTAGCTACTTAAGGGTTCTTTCTTTGCATGGGTGTGAGATCTATGATTTGCCTGACCTTTTTGAAGATTTAAAACATCTACGCTACTTAAATTTTTCTAGCACCAAAAtcaattctttacctgattctttGTGTAGTCTTTATCATTTGGAGACTCTAATATTAAGAAATTGTTCAAAGCTCAAAAATTTACCCTCGAAGATCGGAAACCTTGTCAGTTTGCATTTTCTTGATATTAGAGGTGCGGATTCAATAGAAAGGATGCCCTCCGGATTTGATCAGCTAACCAAGCTTCAAACATTATCTAATTTTGTTATAGGGAAAGGTGATGGACATCTTATTAGAGAATTGAAAAATTTGTCAAACCTTAGAGGTAATTTTTGTCTTTCTGGGTTGGAGAATGTTAATGGTCGAGATGCGAGGGAAGTTAAGTTAAATGAGAAGCCAAGGATTGAGGGGTTAGAACTACATTGGAGTACATACTTGGAGAATTATACAAggaaaaaagaagttgaagagcGGGTGTTGGACTTTCTTTGTCCTCAGAAAAAGCTTGAGCAACTCATTGTTGAGAATTACGGTGGTGCAAAATTCTCATCTTGGGTAGCAGATTCTTCCTTCAAGAATTTGTCGTCTTTGAAGCTTTACAATTGTAAAAATTGCAAATCACTACCATCAGTTGGAAGGTTGCCATTGTTAAAAGATCTTTCAATTATTGGTTTCCATGAGGTACAAAAGATTGGTGTTGAGTTCTTTGGAGAAAATGAATTGAAGCCATTTGCATCATTAGAGATTCTGTCTTTTGAGAGTCTTCCAAACTGGAAGGAGTGGGACACTTGTGGAGGAGACGAGAAGGTTTTGAAATTCTCCAGTCTCCGTGAAATTTCAATCGTAGATTGTCCTCAATTGTTGGGAACGTTGCCTACCCATGTTTCCTCCTTGCAGAAACTTGAAATTCTTACATGTACGAGTTTGGTAGTTTCGATATCAAGTTTCCCATCACTGTGTGGATTAAGGATAAAAGGGTGTGCAGAAGTGGTGGATGATTGCTCTTCTCCTGCAAAGGAGGTTTCCTCTTTGCAAACTCTTTCTCTTTCTAACATTTCAAAGTTTAATATTCCAGCAGATAGGATAAAGTTGAGGTTTGGAAATTTAGgatattttgaaattaagggTTGGGAGGAGTTGGAATCTTTATCGCAGCATGGGTTAAGTTTAATTGGACATCGTTCCATTGCAGTTTGGTGTTGTCCTCAACTGCACTCTTTGGACACTAAGGAAGCCGAATTGCAACCTGACAAGGTTTCACGTGTTGAATCTCTGTGGATATATAGCTGTGAAAGGCTCAATAGAATGCCAAAAGTCTTACATGAGCTCACATTCCTTACAGTGATGAACATTTCTGGCTGTCCAGGCTTGGTTTCTTTTGCAGAGAATATCTTACCTCCTAATTTAAAAAAGCTAGAAATTACAAACTGTAAGAATTTGGAGTATTTGGTTGATGAAAAAGAAGATAATAAGAGTATGAATAGTACCCTCTGTCTTCTTCAGGACTTGGAAATACAAATGTGTCCATGTCTAAAGTCTTTGTCATCGAAGGGGCACAAAAATATTTGCAATCAGCTTCAACTTCTCCGAATTAGGGACTGCTTAAAGCTGAGTTGCCTATTTTCATACACCAAGTTACCCACACCGCTTAAGTCTCTGAATATTGATAGATGTCCAGAGTTGGAATGCATAGCCCAAGAGTTTGACGAAACCGCTTGCCTTGAATCTATGCTAATTGAATGTTCTGGAATTAAATCTCTACCACGAGGGCTAGACAAGCTCATCCATCTCCAGGAGATTCGATTGAGAGAGTGTTCAAATTTGGTTTCTATTGAAGAACGTGGGTTGCTTACAGTTACCACCAACCTCAGAGCTTTCTCAGTTGATGGTTGTGGAAATTTTGGAGCCCTTCCAAAGTGCATGGTTAGCAACACCTCCCTTAGAAAATTAGTGTGTTCAACTGTTCAGCTGACATATCATTTCCATCGGAGAGTTTCCCTGCCAATCTCACATCACTTGACATCTCAAATGCACCCAAAATTTATAGGTCGCTAG
- the LOC107947738 gene encoding putative disease resistance RPP13-like protein 1, producing the protein MDGAVEYVGRANEKQEMLEFLNSNNSDGVCVLSIVGMGGMGKTTLAQLVYNDPSIKDSFDHKAWVCVSDEFDAVNITKTILQSITSETCADNDLNLLQVKLKEKLSGKRFLLVLDDIWNESSTDWTILRAPFGAGTKIIVTTRLQKVSSNVNSVKAFYLDKLWHPDCLFIFVQHALKARNFDGHLQFKEVGENMVKKCNGLPLAAKAIGSLLRSVKDHSAWEKIYESEIWNLPEDPCGIIPALRLSYHYLPPHLKRCFAYCSIFPKDYEFKEEEIILLWRAEGFLQPKAKSQAKGLGNQYFQDLVSRSFFQISSKDGSRFVMHDLMNDLAQLVAGEMCCRLEGEKQQKFSHRSRHSVYVSNDWCHNVKKFEAFYQMASLRTFLPLPLMVPEYWYLNLSNAVLDDLLPRLSYLRVLSLRGYEIYDLPDFFENLKHLRCLNFSSTKINSLPDSLCSLYHLEPLILRNCSKLKNLPSKIGNLVSLHFLDTRGANSIERMPSGFDQLTKLQTLSNFVIGKGDGHVIRELKNLSNLRGNFCLSGLENVNGRDAREVKLNEKPGIDRLELHWSRDLENYTRKKEVEERVLDFLCPQKKLEQLIIGNYGGAKFSSWIDDSSFKNLLSLKLRNCKNCKSLPSVGRLPLLKDLSIIGFDEVQKISV; encoded by the coding sequence ATGGATGGAGCTGTGGAATATGTTGGTAGAGCCAATGAGAAGCAAGAAATGCTTGAGTTTCTCAACAGTAACAACTCCGATGGAGTTTGTGTTCTTTCCATCGTTGGCATGGGGGGGATGGGGAAAACAACTCTTGCTCAGCTTGTTTACAACGATCCCAGCATTAAGGACTCTTTTGATCACAAGGCCTGGGTATGTGTTTCTGATGAATTTGATGCAGTTAATATAACTAAGACTATTTTACAGTCCATCACTTCTGAGACATGCGCTGACAATGACTTGAATTTACTTCAAGTCAAGTTGAAGGAGAAGTTGTCAGGAAAAAGGTTCTTGCTGGTTTTAGATGACATTTGGAACGAGAGTTCCACTGATTGGACGATCTTACGGGCTCCATTTGGAGCAGGAACCAAGATTATTGTAACAACTCGACTCCAAAAGGTTTCATCTAATGTGAATTCGGTGAAAGCTTTTTACTTGGATAAACTCTGGCATCCTGAttgtttattcatatttgttCAGCATGCATTGAAAGCAAGAAACTTTGATGGGCATCTCCAATTTAAAGAAGTTGGAGAGAACATGGTGAAAAAGTGCAACGGCTTACCTTTGGCAGCAAAAGCTATTGGAAGCTTATTACGCTCAGTTAAGGATCATAGTGCATGGGAAAAAATATATGAGAGCGAGATATGGAACCTACCAGAAGATCCATGTGGCATAATTCCTGCTTTGCGATTAAGCTATCATTATCTTCCTCCGCATCTGAAACGATGCTTTGCATACTGCTCCATATTTCCTAAAGATTATGAATTCAAAGAAGAAGAGATAATCTTGTTATGGAGGGCAGAAGGTTTCCTGCAACCAAAAGCTAAAAGTCAAGCCAAAGGTCTTGGAAACCAATATTTTCAAGACCTAGTGTCAAGGTCATTTTTCCAAATATCTAGTAAAGATGGATCCCGTTTCGTGATGCATGATCTTATGAATGATTTAGCTCAATTAGTTGCAGGAGAAATGTGTTGCAGACTGGAGGGTGAAAAGCAACAAAAGTTTTCGCATCGCTCTCGTCACTCGGTTTATGTTAGCAATGATTGGTGTCATAATGTAAAGAAGTTTGAAGCATTTTATCAAATGGCTTCTTTACGTACTTTCTTACCCTTACCCTTAATGGTTCCAGAATATTGGTATCTCAATTTATCTAATGCTGTCTTGGATGATTTGTTGCCAAGACTTAGCTACTTAAGGGTTCTTTCTTTGCGTGGGTATGAGATCTATGATTTGCCcgacttttttgaaaatttaaaacatcTACGCTGCTTAAATTTTTCTAGCACCAAAAtcaattctttacctgattctttGTGTAGTCTTTATCATTTGGAGCCTCTAATATTAAGAAATTGTTCAAAGCTAAAAAATTTACCCTCGAAGATCGGAAATCTTGTCAGTTTGCATTTTCTTGATACTAGAGGTGCGAATTCAATAGAAAGGATGCCCTCCGGATTTGATCAGCTAACCAAGCTTCAAACATTATCTAATTTTGTTATAGGGAAAGGTGATGGACATGTTATTAGAGAATTGAAAAATTTGTCAAACCTTAGAGGTAATTTTTGTCTTTCTGGGTTGGAGAATGTTAATGGTCGAGATGCGAGGGAAGTTAAGTTAAATGAGAAGCCAGGGATTGATCGGTTAGAACTACATTGGAGCAGAGACTTAGAGAACTATACAAggaaaaaagaagttgaagaacgGGTGTTGGACTTTCTTTGTCCTCAAAAAAAGCTTGAgcaactcattattgggaattacGGTGGTGCAAAATTCTCGTCTTGGATAGATGATTCTTCCTTCAAGAATTTGTTGTCTTTGAAGCTTCGTAATTGTAAAAATTGCAAATCACTACCATCAGTTGGAAGGTTGCCATTGTTGAAAGATCTTTCAATTATTGGTTTCGATGAGGTACAAAAGATTAGTGTTTGA
- the LOC121203411 gene encoding disease resistance protein RML1A: MLRFGNLGYFEIEGWEELESLSQHGLSLVGHRFIRVSHCPQLHSLETEEAELQPDKVSRVESLWIYDCERLLLPKVLHELTFLTVMEIYGCPGLVSFAENNLPPNLKKLRITNCENLEYLVDEKEDNKSINSTLCLLQYLNIHNCRSLMSLSSKGHKNICNQLQLLQITHCSKLSCLFSNTKLPTTLKSLKIDRCPKLECIAQEFDETACLESILIGHSGIKSLPRGLDKLIHIQEIRLTECSNLVSIEERGLLTVTTNLRAFSVDGCGNFGALPKCMVSISSLRKLCVCNCSADISFPPEGFPANLTSLNISNAPKIYRSLVERGLHRLTSLQELTIGGGGCSNVVSFPEEGIGMMLPPSLTSIRLSDFENLEFMVSEGFQDLAFLQELKICKCPKLTSLPEKELLLSLGYLYILFCPLLKEECSSDKGREWSKISHITLVQIDYKSVIPRV, encoded by the coding sequence ATGTTGAGGTTTGGAAATTTAGGATATTTTGAAATTGAGGGTTGGGAGGAGTTGGAATCTTTATCGCAACATGGGTTAAGTTTAGTTGGACATCGTTTCATTAGAGTTTCACATTGCCCTCAACTGCACTCTTTGGAAACTGAGGAAGCCGAATTGCAACCTGACAAGGTCTCACGTGTTGAATCTCTCTGGATATATGACTGTGAAAGGCTATTACTGCCAAAAGTCTTACATGAGCTCACATTCCTTACAGTGATGGAAATTTATGGTTGTCCAGGCTTGGTTTCTTTTGCAGAGAATAACTTACCTCCTAATTTGAAAAAGCTGAGAATTACGAACTGTGAGAATTTGGAGTATTTGGTTGATGAAAAAGAAGATAATAAGAGTATCAATAGTACCCTCTGTCTTCTTCAGTACTTGAATATCCATAACTGTCGATCTCTAATGTCTTTGTCATCGAAGGGGCACAAAAATATTTGCAATCAGCTTCAACTTCTCCAAATTACCCACTGCTCAAAGCTGAGTTGCCTATTTTCAAACACCAAGTTACCCACAACGCTTAAGTCTCTGAAAATTGATAGATGTCCAAAGTTGGAATGCATAGCCCAAGAGTTTGACGAAACCGCTTGTCTTGAATCTATTCTAATTGGACATTCTGGAATTAAATCTCTGCCACGAGGGCTAGACAAGCTCATCCATATCCAGGAGATTCGATTGACAGAGTGTTCAAATTTGGTTTCTATTGAAGAACGTGGGTTGCTTACAGTTACCACCAACCTCAGAGCTTTCTCAGTTGATGGTTGTGGAAATTTTGGAGCCCTTCCAAAATGCATGGTCAGCATCAGCTCCCTTCGAAAATTATGTGTGTGCAACTGTTCGGCTGACATATCATTTCCACCGGAGGGTTTCCCTGCCAATCTCACATCACTTAATATCTCAAATGCACCCAAAATTTATAGGTCGCTTGTGGAACGGGGATTACATAGACTCACCTCTCTTCAAGAATTGACCATCGGAGGTGGAGGATGCTCAAACGTGGTGTCGTTCCCAGAAGAAGGGATTGGAATGATGCTGCCTCCTTCTCTCACCTCTATCCGCCTTTCAGATTTCGAGAACCTGGAATTCATGGTCTCCGAGGGCTTTCAAGACCTCGCCTTTCTTCAAGAATTGAAAATCTGTAAATGTCCCAAGCTAACATCTCTTCCGGAAAAAGAGTTGCTTCTCTCGCTTGgttatttgtatattttattttgccCGTTGCTGAAAGAAGAGTGCTCAAGCGATAAAGGACGAGAGTGGTCTAAGATTTCCCACATAACCCTCGTTCAAATTGATTATAAAAGTGTCATCCCGAGggtatga